Proteins from one Argopecten irradians isolate NY chromosome 15, Ai_NY, whole genome shotgun sequence genomic window:
- the LOC138309865 gene encoding ATP-dependent DNA helicase RecQ-like — protein MAAYIKNVSSRLKLQLKEEQIKIINSLLDKKDCMAVLPTGFGKSLPFQVLPLIQKEMGTTGIVLVCCPLISLMKDQIERANAIEGVTAAQKGKSPELDRDILDGKIDIVFGSPEVLLDEQRESLGQMNVSTIVIDEFHLISTWGQDDKEQRKKAFRKWFGELGELRSLFPNATLLALSATCTLKVQQRVMKAVMFRHNYTYVYVSPDKRNIKFVIKKSPNDVEMAFTWLVDGLLQGNTFPRILVYCKSIGEVAKIYDYITDELPDHLKCSISMFHSETEEMVKEHVLSSISDSESELRVIVSTNALGMGVDFKKLSGIILYGPPNSMLDVVQEIGRAGRDGEKAVAILVHNSHHLRQCDPDVKKLYQKNECRRLSMMESFLKEDELEKLKSNIGDCTCCDICQATCTCGDCSLLPLEKLFLGDSSVDEVESDNPDDDDFSDDAELEDIDLGDYD, from the exons atggctGCGTACATAAAGAACGTATCGTCGCGACTAAAACTACAACTGAAAGAAGAACAGATAAAGATAATCAATAGCCTGTTAGACAAGAAAGACTGCATGGCCGTTCTCCCAACAGGATTCGGGAAGTCTCTGCCATTCCAGGTACTGCCACTCATCCAAAAAGAAATGGGAACCACAGGCATCGTACTAGTGTGTTGTCCCTTGATATCCCTTATGAAAGACCAGATAGAGAGGGCGAATGCCATAGAAGGTGTCACGGCAGCACAGAAAG GAAAGAGTCCAGAATTGGATAGAGACATTTTGGACGGCAAAATAGACATTGTCTTTGGAAGTCCTGAGGTGTTGCTGGATGAGCAGAGAGAATCATTAGGACAAATGAATGTGTCAACTATAGTAATTGACGAATTTCATTTGATTTCCACATG ggGACAAGATGACAAAGAGCAGCGAAAGAAAGCCTTCAGAAAATGGTTTGGGGAACTTGGAGAGCTGCGGTCTTTATTCCCAAATGCTACACTTTTGGCTTTAAGTGCCACATGTACCTTGAAAGTCCAACAGCGTGTCATGAAAGCTGTGATGTTTCGACATAATTATACATACGTTTATGTATCACCGGACAAAAGGAACATTAAGTTTGTTATAAAGAAAAGTCCTAATGATGTAGAAATGGCTTTTACGTGGTTAGTAGATGGACTCCTACAAGGAAACACGTTCCCCAGAATTCTTGTCTATTGTAAATCAATTGGAGAAGTTGCCAAAATCTATGACTACATAACAGATGAATTACCTGATCATCTCAAGTGTTCAATATCAATGTTCCATTCTGAGACAGAGGAAATGGTTAAAGAACATGTATTGTCCTCCATAAGTGATAGTGAAAGTGAGTTACGGGTGATTGTTTCGACGAATGCTTTGGGTATGGGAGTAGATTTTAAAAAACTGTCTGGTATCATTTTATATGGTCCTCCAAATTCAATGCTTGATGTAGTGCAAGAAATTGGACGAGCAGGAAGAGACGGTGAAAAGGCTGTGGCCATACTTGTACACAATTCCCATCATCTTCGTCAATGTGATCCAGATGTTAAAAAGTTGTACCAGAAAAATGAATGTCGGAGGCTTAGTATGATGGAGTCATTTCTAAAGGAAGACGAACTTGAGAAACTGAAATCTAACATCGGGGACTGTACTTGTTGCGACATATGCCAGGCTACCTGTACTTGTGGAGATTGTTCATTACTTCCCCTTGAGAAACTCTTCCTGGGTGACAGTTCAGTAGATGAGGTAGAGTCAGATAATCCTGATGACGATGATTTTTCTGATGATGCAGAATTAGAAGACATTGATTTAGGtgattatgattaa